From a single Streptomyces sp. NBC_00377 genomic region:
- a CDS encoding FtsK/SpoIIIE domain-containing protein — MTDTVWTLTLCLLALVALLVLRRRAPVAFWWLVGYPFAALRVLTTYRATMDACGLTVPASAVRRATARMIGREAAPVPPRRSLPWPTGSGLVMRLRMATGQAPEDFLASADRLRHAWAAHAVHIRPTKPGWLELRLIGWDVLSDVQPARRWKQRGPLTLPLALRDDGRWHVRDFRAVPHELILGATQSGKSVYLRNLVCGLARQRVVLVGVDCKWGVELAPFAPRLSALADTPDRANELLDVLLKEMEARFRLIGLSSAAGPDAVLTSDVWGLPDSVRPVPVVVVVDEVAELFLAASRDDEKRRDAMVTKLIRIAQLGRAASIYLEVCGQRFGSELGKGATMLRAQLTGRICHRVNDESSANMALADISPEAAIAATSIPAERPGVAIVGDSSGGWSRARSPHLTLDEAAAICRDTAALVPELPRLDAFRPVAAVESSKAFAPAGVPTARPVTE; from the coding sequence ATGACCGACACCGTCTGGACGCTGACCCTGTGCCTGCTGGCACTCGTCGCCCTGCTGGTCCTGCGTCGCCGTGCACCGGTCGCGTTCTGGTGGCTGGTCGGCTATCCGTTCGCGGCGCTGCGCGTGCTCACCACCTACCGGGCCACGATGGACGCGTGTGGCCTGACAGTCCCGGCCTCGGCCGTCCGTCGGGCCACGGCCCGGATGATTGGGCGGGAAGCTGCCCCCGTCCCGCCTCGGCGGTCGCTGCCGTGGCCGACCGGGTCCGGGCTCGTGATGCGGCTGCGCATGGCGACCGGGCAGGCACCCGAGGACTTCTTGGCCTCGGCTGACCGGCTGCGCCACGCCTGGGCCGCGCACGCCGTGCACATCCGTCCGACCAAGCCGGGCTGGCTCGAATTGCGCCTGATCGGCTGGGACGTGCTCTCCGACGTGCAGCCAGCACGGCGGTGGAAGCAGCGCGGGCCGCTCACCCTTCCGCTGGCGCTTCGGGATGACGGACGGTGGCACGTACGGGACTTCCGCGCCGTGCCGCATGAACTCATCCTCGGCGCAACGCAGTCCGGCAAGTCCGTGTACCTGCGGAACCTGGTGTGCGGCCTGGCCCGTCAACGGGTCGTCCTCGTCGGAGTCGACTGCAAATGGGGCGTCGAACTCGCCCCCTTCGCACCCCGGTTGTCCGCGCTCGCCGACACCCCGGACCGGGCGAACGAACTCCTCGACGTCCTGCTGAAAGAGATGGAGGCACGGTTCCGTCTCATCGGTCTCTCGTCCGCTGCGGGCCCGGACGCCGTGCTCACCTCGGACGTGTGGGGGCTGCCGGACTCAGTGCGGCCGGTGCCGGTCGTGGTCGTCGTCGACGAGGTCGCCGAACTCTTCCTCGCCGCGAGCCGCGACGACGAGAAGCGACGCGACGCCATGGTCACCAAGCTGATCCGTATCGCCCAGCTCGGCCGTGCGGCCAGCATCTATCTCGAAGTGTGCGGGCAGCGCTTCGGCTCCGAACTCGGCAAGGGCGCGACCATGCTCCGCGCCCAACTCACCGGCCGCATCTGCCACCGCGTCAACGACGAGTCCTCGGCGAACATGGCGCTCGCCGACATCTCCCCGGAAGCGGCCATCGCCGCCACCTCCATCCCGGCCGAACGGCCCGGCGTCGCCATCGTCGGCGACTCCTCCGGCGGCTGGTCCCGCGCCCGCTCACCGCACCTGACCCTCGACGAGGCGGCAGCCATCTGCCGCGACACGGCCGCCCTGGTGCCGGAACTGCCCCGCCTCGACGCCTTCCGGCCCGTCGCCGCCGTCGAGTCCTCCAAGGCGTTCGCCCCGGCCGGCGTGCCTACCGCCCGCCCGGTGACCGAGTAG